Sequence from the Carassius auratus strain Wakin chromosome 32, ASM336829v1, whole genome shotgun sequence genome:
GGagctgtgtgtgtgaactcaTCAACTGAGATGAAAAAACACATGAGATCCAACATGAGAGACAGACACGTACACACAACACAGCAAATGAAACACACGGTTGAAGAACATGAATATGACGGCAAAAAACAACTACTGTATGTCATCTACTAATTGCAGATGGGAATTGTAAGGTTGTCTGGTTTTGTTCTTGATTCGTCTACTTACTTTTATCAGCCTCTTTATGCTTTTAAATGCTTTACATTTTCCCAATGCTTCTACTTTTCAAGTCTGATTAACATGACGCTTCATGTACTGTAACTAAATTATAAATACTCttcttataaaaaaagtttaagtaaTCAAATATTTCCATGATAAACATTACTACCTACTTTTTCCATTTACAGTGTGGTTGACTTGGATATCTGAAAggaatatgaatgaataatgtaAGAAAACATGACGATGGTGAAATATATGTGCAAATCCATAAAATGAAACCCTAAAATGGACACTGTAACTCTGTGAACACCAAAGTTGTCCACAAGTGTAGAAAATATCATTTTGGCACCGTCAATGACTGGTAAACCTAGAAAATCGAGATGTTTTCTTGATGATACCTGTGCTTTTGACTGATAAGGTGTGGGTAAGTCCATTGTGCTGCGTGCTTTCAACAGTCTCCAAACTGGACACGATCGACTTTGGCTTGAACTCTTTTTTGGGCCGAGTGCTTGCAGTAGATATCCTGCGAGTGCAGAATATATGTGCATAAACTCTAGTGCATATTAGCAAGAAACcttcatttataattttcataacGTATCATCCAATGAAGACATCAACAGTCGTTAAGAAAATTCGTGCAAAAATATCAAATGAATATTGAGTAGGAATATGGAATGGTTTCAAGCTGTTTTTCAGTGGAAGATACCTGTTCTGTAGCTTGCTGTTGAGCTCTTTCAGGATCTCCAAGGACTGTCTATGGTAATCCAGCGCTGCCTCAATCAGAGCCGATAACTGACTCACCTGCTCCACCTACAGAGACAGGACATATTCATCACATGAAGATGATCTCAGCACAGAAACTTTACTGATACACAAGTGCTACACAGAATTTACCGGAAAACATACATAGTGTGCAATGCATACagattatagaaatatatatgtgaccctggaccaaaaaaacTGTCTTAAGTCTCcgtggtatatttgtagcaatagccaagaaAACACTGTATGCgtcaaaaaaattatagatttttctacacacacacacacacacgcatgcacacacacacacacacacacacacatatatatgaaacAGAAGTGTGTTAAAAGTATAACTTAGGCCTCACAAAATGTTCTCATTAGTCATTTTTCCTTACATCATTCTCCAAAAAGTTGAACATGCTCCTCTCAGCAAGTTCTTTGGATTCTTCGAACTTCTCCACAGCCTGTTTGATCTCCTCATCAGGAATCTTGCCTTGACGTTTCTTCTTATAGTCAAAGTCTAGCCGTCGACCCTCCAGTTTCTTCAGATGATGCTTTCAGGAAATCACATGACATGCTTTCATTGAGTAATCAGCCAAGAGGGCACACCTACTGGCCGATGCTGCTAATCTCCAAACAACCTCATTTCCAAAGGCATTCaggtttaaacatttgaaatactaAACTGTATTGCACATTCAATAATCCTTCATTTAGAATGAAGGgttgataaataataatgaaacaggGTCATACCACAATCTCTTTGAGGTCTTTGTCTTGTAGAGTCTGAAGTGGGTCAATGAAGTTCTGTTTCACATTGATATCGAGAGCATCTTTAATATCAGCCATCTGCTTCATGGCTTCACCAATGTCCACCAGCGCAGCTCCTAAGAAGATGAGGTAGACATAGTTCATGTTTgattttcattcaaaaatgtataaaaaattataatttaatttaaaaaaaatctattactatattttttgcttttactaGAATAacttcatattaaaaaaattatatataaataactattcATTACATAATCACATCATAATGCCTTTTTGTGATAATATGATTAAGTACTTTCTAAACGAATGGtacatatttcataattttattttttatttacattttattaaacacaATCCAAAggataagattatttatttttgacaatcagtgcaaaaaaaaataagtaaccAAAATTCcgtaaaactgatttaaaattctaaatgaaGGAGCCCATTGGAAACTGTGCTAAAATAACTATTATGTGCTATATCTGCATCTGGCATCAACAAAGCACCACAAGGTGTCAGAGTTGTGTTCAAATGCTATAAGGACAGCAATATTACAGGAAACATGTTTCACAATGTGTAAGATTGTATGACTCAAAGAGAGATAGAGTCTCGAGGTCAACCAGCATTGCTTCGCACATCAGCAGGATTTCCGTATACGTCGACCTGTGATTCATGTCTGTGCATGCATACGCTTGACTCGGTATGAGCGCACTTACCGAAAGTGGACTCCTCCCCGAGTTCCTGTCCATATCGCAGCATGCAGTCTCCTAAAAGCCCTTCAGTCTGAGGATAACCCGTCGTCTTCACCTGCCCTCTGATTTTAGACACGGTGTTGAGCATTCCCAGTTTGGCTCTTGATGCTGTGCGGATACATGACATACACTCATGACCAAACCAGAAATCATAACACTGCACTCCAAACATGAGTCATTGACAAAGAAATTACAGTAATTTAGTAGCAGAAGTGTTTTTCCAGAGGAGGCTAGGAAGGCACTGCatataaaaattttttacaaatactgCATGAGAAAATaatcaacaacaacataaaaaaaggttGTTGGGTCGATTCCCAGCgagcacatgttaggtaaaaaatgttaacctgaatgcactgtaaatcgttttggataaaaacgtACATTAGTAAACAACTTAACAACTCATCATTGTTGACtaaaattttaatcaaaatgcaaaaaaacaaacaaaaaaaaaacatcagaatgcTTGATTAAAATGTCGTGTTTACAGAGGTCTTGATGAcaggtgtatatatatttttacagtattattgaagtattattttttatatgatgtaaaaatgtaaataaataaataaaacagacactagcattcaaaagtttagggttagtGATAGGGATGCACCGCTCATGAtctttcatggccgattccgataatgattttttttttcttaatagcaacaaacaagaaagaaggaaagtatgcataaacaagatgtttatttggtatttaataggccaaactggcttttggctattgaaaacaataatggtaaccatctgaaattaacgggaGTATCTACACAGTAAGTAActtacattcaatacaaacatagatgatacagacatcagcatttagatGCAAAAGATGTTTCTTTCGTccaatgaaaaaaacaaattagggtaatgattcacatctatatattttttacttaagccaatgaaaaaataaataactattggctcaagttaaacaaatatagatgtgaatcattaccctaattttctttttaattggaCAAATGAAACACCTTTTTTCCGTgcgctacagcaggtgatttttaaatcaaattaagtcgatgtaattttaaggtaaaataaaaataatcatcctacacagaactgacatttacttctggcttttcaaaagtgtatgcaaaaaagaaaagcatttcagttttgtcacagttttgtccagttccgatttatggccggtcaaccggtgcatccctagttagtgaggtttatttacttattttaagaaGGTAATACTTTTATTGAGAAAGGATTATCAATAGGAtatctaattcaaataaatgctatccTTCtgtactttctattaatcaaagaatccttaatTTCAGAAGTCCACCACGCACTGCTGCTAAGTAGGTGGTGCTAATGATATTTAATGATTGAATGAAATCAGAAGTGCAGAGTGATGTGAATATGTCAGGTCTGTGATTCATACCTGGGTTTGGCTGAAGGTATTCTGTGGTTTTAGTAACAAGTTCAAAAAGAGACTTGTTGGTGACTTCTATTTTCTGTAGAGGTGGGAGAAGGTAagtgtaaatatgtttttgtcatATACATCACATGTGAAGAGGGGCTCACTTCTCTCACCCGCTCCATTTCCATGAAGTCTTCATCGAGTTTTGTCCCTTCTGTACCGCTTATCTTCTCACTCAAtaactagagagagagaaagattagATCAGACACAGGAAGCAGTGATATTACTGTAGGAAGGAGGAAATGGCATGTTTTCCTGTGCACACACCGGGGTTggtggaagaaaaaaataaatcaataaagagcCTCCATTGTAGCTTATTGTAGAAATGACACCTGATATCACAGgtctgaatttagttttttttaaagtctgtttTAAGCAGCAGTCATACAATGACAGAAAACACTCATATTTCATGATCTTGTTACTATATTGACTATATCTGAATTAATGTATTCAATTGATTGTTAGTTGACCTGTAATAACCAGAATCTTAATTGAATTGCATTTGTTATATAAATCGCAGACTGTTGTGACTTAAAAAACtatttagaaacaca
This genomic interval carries:
- the LOC113051954 gene encoding endophilin-A3-like isoform X3, giving the protein MSVAGFKKQLHKASQLLSEKISGTEGTKLDEDFMEMERKIEVTNKSLFELVTKTTEYLQPNPASRAKLGMLNTVSKIRGQVKTTGYPQTEGLLGDCMLRYGQELGEESTFGAALVDIGEAMKQMADIKDALDINVKQNFIDPLQTLQDKDLKEIVHHLKKLEGRRLDFDYKKKRQGKIPDEEIKQAVEKFEESKELAERSMFNFLENDVEQVSQLSALIEAALDYHRQSLEILKELNSKLQNRISTASTRPKKEFKPKSIVSSLETVESTQHNGLTHTLSVKSTESESHLDQPCCRSLYDFEPENEGELGFKEGDIIILTNQIDENWYEGMINGESGFFPINYVEVLVPLPQ
- the LOC113051954 gene encoding endophilin-A3-like isoform X1 codes for the protein MSVAGFKKQLHKASQLLSEKISGTEGTKLDEDFMEMERKIEVTNKSLFELVTKTTEYLQPNPASRAKLGMLNTVSKIRGQVKTTGYPQTEGLLGDCMLRYGQELGEESTFGAALVDIGEAMKQMADIKDALDINVKQNFIDPLQTLQDKDLKEIVHHLKKLEGRRLDFDYKKKRQGKIPDEEIKQAVEKFEESKELAERSMFNFLENDVEQVSQLSALIEAALDYHRQSLEILKELNSKLQNRISTASTRPKKEFKPKSIVSSLETVESTQHNGLTHTLSVKSTDIQVNHTVNGKIDEFTHTAPMTLSWPESPNGDSIQSESHLDQPCCRSLYDFEPENEGELGFKEGDIIILTNQIDENWYEGMINGESGFFPINYVEVLVPLPQ
- the LOC113051954 gene encoding endophilin-A3-like isoform X4 translates to MSVAGFKKQLHKASQLLSEKISGTEGTKLDEDFMEMERKIEVTNKSLFELVTKTTEYLQPNPASRAKLGMLNTVSKIRGQVKTTGYPQTEGLLGDCMLRYGQELGEESTFGAALVDIGEAMKQMADIKDALDINVKQNFIDPLQTLQDKDLKEIVHHLKKLEGRRLDFDYKKKRQGKIPDEEIKQAVEKFEESKELAERSMFNFLENDVEQVSQLSALIEAALDYHRQSLEILKELNSKLQNRISTASTRPKKEFKPKSIVSSLETVESTQHNGLTHTLSVKSTDIQVNHTVNGKIDEFTHTAPMTLSWPESPNGDSILIPDLLSVEN
- the LOC113051954 gene encoding endophilin-A3-like isoform X2, encoding MEMERKIEVTNKSLFELVTKTTEYLQPNPASRAKLGMLNTVSKIRGQVKTTGYPQTEGLLGDCMLRYGQELGEESTFGAALVDIGEAMKQMADIKDALDINVKQNFIDPLQTLQDKDLKEIVHHLKKLEGRRLDFDYKKKRQGKIPDEEIKQAVEKFEESKELAERSMFNFLENDVEQVSQLSALIEAALDYHRQSLEILKELNSKLQNRISTASTRPKKEFKPKSIVSSLETVESTQHNGLTHTLSVKSTDIQVNHTVNGKIDEFTHTAPMTLSWPESPNGDSIQSESHLDQPCCRSLYDFEPENEGELGFKEGDIIILTNQIDENWYEGMINGESGFFPINYVEVLVPLPQ